The Anabrus simplex isolate iqAnaSimp1 chromosome 6, ASM4041472v1, whole genome shotgun sequence genome includes the window TATTATGTTTGTCCTTCATACTCTATGGCATTGAAAATTGAACCCTTTCTGCAGCTACAGAGAATAAGATCtaatcatatttttaaaatgtgGGTGTGTACGCGGATTTTGAGGATCTCGAGGAAAGCACTTATTCTTCGTAGAATGACATTCCAACCTCAGTAGATGAAGCATGTCAAAAATCTCAGACACATTATAACAAACCCGCAAAAATATCGGTTTCTACATGTAATAATACTAAGAAAAATAAAAGGTAGGAGATAAcccagaataagaagaagaataacttccAGTTTGGCGAACTTGAGAGAAAGATATGATTTGAACTTTGCTCAACTCTTCAAGACTTAGCTAGACAACCCCAAGATAGCTATGGATAAGACTCTCAAAGCAGAAGTAACATAATAAAATACACAATTTGTTTTCaaaattcattattttaatttcatttctttaatacaTGTAGTTTCCTTTCCAGCAACTAAGAAGACTTCAACTACGAAAATAGCACAATGGACCTAAAACTGCATATTATTTTCAATTCGCAGCCGTAGTAACCTTACAGTTGCACGATGAGGCCCCGTTGTAGTATGGGAACATCCCCTGGGATGCTTTGAAGGCAGCAATGTCATCAATCTTAGTGGGCTCAGTGTAACCTAGGGGAAGACACTCGACGCTGCTTGCGGTGTCCCCGGCGTCTCCCTTGGCAGCTGAAACCACAATCACGACCAACCTTCGTCGGCTAGGAGAGCCGCAAACCACGTAACGCTCATAGTAGTCAATAATGTCCTGTTTGCTCAAATCTCTTAGCTGGGCCAATTCCTTTTCGGCCCGATGGAAACAGCGCTCCTGGTGTAGGATTTCACTCCAAAGTCGAGCAGTCTGACTGGCTAATGTCCTCGGTTTCAAGGTGCGCTGGGATAGTAGCGATTGCTTATACTTCTTCCATTGCTGATCGGTCATCTCTTCGAAGAATGTTTTCATGCCAAGTAGGAAGTTTTCTATGGCGTGTTCCAAACTGCGAGGGTCCTGCTCTGACTGAGCTACAATTCTTAAACCTGTGGATTTCCTTGCCTCACAGGATACCACGAAGGGTAATTTCTTAAAACATGGTTCTCTCATTATTTCTACAAGAAGAGCCAGTGGAATATTATTATTCTTCTCACACTGGTAGTATATTGCCACTCCAGAAGCCCTGTGTACGGTGTCGTACACCTCAAGCAAATAGTTAGCTCCTTCCACGAGTTGTGTCTCTCGAAGGCGCTTCACTTCACAGGAAGCCGTCGAGCAGGACGCCAGTCTGTCTTCAACTACTTGAGCTATTTTTAACGCCCTGTTCTGGTCAGCATTGCCGTGCACCAGGCACTCTACATGTAAGTGAGCCAGGAACTGAGTTATGAACTCCTGAAAATGATCCAGACTCACCTCACTGAGAGCAGCTATCAATTCCGCATTGGTCCAAGCTTTCTCTTCCAGTATCACTTCCATATAAGTAAGAGCATGGTTTACAGGTTGCGGACTCTCTAACCTCTTCAGCTGATGCATACAGTTATTCTTATGAATATGGTAGTTCCGGGTATCCACCTTAAGATTTACAAGCTTGTCCAATATTTTCTCTAAGAGTACGTGCTGTTTGCCGCTACAGCCCCCTACCTCCAGTTCCAGACCATACTTTGTATGCTGCACTCCCCACGTTATGCCAGCAACCTCTGCTGCATGCGTGTACTCTCCTACTGATTCCTGTAGTAGTCCCACCAACATCGTGCTCATGATGCACGACTCAGCATTATTGTAGGCAACTGAACTTACAAATTCGAAGATCAACTCCGCCTTAGGCAAAAGAAACTCTTCATCCTGCTTCAACCACACCGTTAGCAATGAAGATTCATAAACAATTTTTGGATGGGGAAATTCACTTTTATCTCCTGTTAACAGCTTGAAGTCGTTGGTGACAAACTCGTTCGGTGGGGGTAATCTAAACTCGTCGCTGAGAGCTGCATCATTAATCTCCTTTATCATATCTTCCGGAATTTTCTCGAGTTTGTGTTTGGTTCCGTACCACTTCTCAACCTGGTCGGTTCGATTCTCAAACTTTTGGCTTATTATCGCTACCCTCATATTCTCAGGGACTAAGTGGGATAAAATCATCTCTATGAGATCCGGTCTCCATTCGCTAACCAGGTAATCACAACATAGAACTTCTTTCATAGGAAATAAATTTAGATTTTCAGCTAAATTTGCTACAAAGACGGGCGCTATCTCTTCATCTTTTATATGAAACTGGGTTTCCATTATGTCTCGTAATTCATTAAATATCCATTCCTGGGGACCTGCTTCCTTTATTGTGTTAATATACTGGAAGACCAGTTTTACGATGTCATCTACATGAAGAACACCCTCCTCAGTCAGAGCAATGTCTATTCCGAAGAATCCAAATCCTCTGTATCCAGTTCTGGCTTCCGCCTCAACGCCAGAACCCCATCCTTTTTCTGCAAGGGCTCCTACTAAGCTACCAGGGCTGTCTTTCTCCAGTAGGTGACTGAGATATTGCCCGGGAGCTGCTCGGTAGTATTGATCCAAGtcgggtgtgggaaaagtgatatcTAAAGTATTTATTGCCTTTAAAGGGCTAACATAGCACCTCATTTGCAGTTGATCTCGTCCGAAAGGGTGCTGGGTCCAAGACGGTGCAGTAACATTCTTATTCTTTACATCTGAAAACATAGCCAGAGCCATCTCCTGCAGTTCATCTAAACTCTGTCGCCCTAGAAGACATAAGGCCATAATGTTGGAGGAGTACCACATGTCGTAGAAATGACGCAACTCTTCTTGAACGCTGATCCCTTCCGTTTTAGGTATTACGTCTAATGTGAGCTTATTCCCTGTCCCAAATCTACTGAATGGGTGTTCTGGATCAGATGTAGACTTCTCTAACTGATCCAGTCTCCACGAGTCTCTCGATACATTCTTTTCGTGTTCTTCATTAACAGCATTAATCTCCCTCTCCAAAGCATCTTCAGTGAATAAAGGGTCTTTCAAACACTGAGCAAATCTGTCAAGAGCCTCTGCGAAATGATTTGGTGTGATGTGGAAGTAGTAGCTTGTGTGATCAGGAGATGTATCAGCGTTAGAATCTCCGCCATGTTCAGATAGAAACCTACTACACTCGAACATGTCGGGGTACTTATTGGATCCAAGGAACAGCATATGTTCACAGAGGTGTGCCAGCCCTTGAAGGTTCGGTGGGTCGCTCATGTGTCCTACAGCGACGTCCAATGCCGCAGCGCTCCTCTCTGCACGTTCATCGCTCACCAGCAGAACCTTGAGTTCGTTGTCCAGGACAAGACCACGATACTCCCTTCTGTCCTCTTCTGCCTTGATTATGTTCTCCACCTTCATCTCGATGACCTGCAACAGAAGATAATGCCATTATTATACACCACTTTTAGTCCATTGATGCACACAAGTCCGGTTTTCTCAGGGAATGACAAACATCttgtatggaatccagcaaacaaaatatatattgtacaGATTGAAAAAATCCAAAACAGATATTTCAAATGCTTACATTTTAAATaaaccggtaattatccacacacAGCATACAACGAACGTATCCTAAATTTTGAATTAGGAAGCTTGGAAGTGAGGAGAcgaaaggatgacatgaagtttctgtacaaaactgtaaattatatTATTGACAACCCCGAcgttttatgcctcttgagctttcaCGTGCCctctttaatgcgaggacaaatgtaactttacAGAATAAAATAGTCATAACAACCGACCACAAAATTTCCCCTCTCTACAGGCTATGTAATGTCTCCAAcaatgcagttcagaaaaataattctttagacttttgtgtacctctagacctgctTTTACAACAATTCAACAATTTACCATCCCCGTGAAAACTGTCTGAATAACTTGTAATGCtaatttgaaccacaaaatgtattttaaacattctacattaagccccattccataaatgtaattataagtgctAGAACCACTGTAGAAGAAAACAATACTTTATATGAAATTGTGATTTTAaaattttactctttcttgtaaagattaaattagattagatacgaaatattgtttctttctcattgtaaatatactTAAATAGGTTAGATATTAGATAACTAGACTGATTAGAAACAATGAAAAATAAACACACGCAAACAATTGcctctgtaatatatatatatatatatatatatatatatatatatatatatataaaataagagttttgtctgtccacagtaacaaggaaatgcactttttacttttccgtaatttctgtctgtctgtatgcatgtatgtatgtatgtatgtatgtatgtatgtatgtatgtgtccgcctctgtcgtgtagtggttagcgtgattagctgccacccccggaggcccaggttcgattcccggctctgccacgaaatttgaaaagtggtacgagggctggaacggggtccactcagcctcgggaggtcaactgagtagaggtgggttcgattcccacctcagccatcctggaagtagttttccgtggtttcccacttctcctccaggcgaatgccgggatggtacctaacttaaggccacggccgcttccttccctcttccttgcctatcccttccaatcttcccatccctccacaaggcccctgttcagcatagcaggtgaggccgcctgggcgaggtactggtcatactccccagttgtatccccctactaagagtctgaagctacaggacactgcccttgaggcggtagaggtgggatccctcgctaagtccgagggaaaaaccgaacctggagggtaaacagatgatgatgatgatgatgatgatgatgatgatgatgatgatgatgatgatgtatgtatgtatgtacacgcatcacgagaaaacgactgaagagaatttaatgaaaatcgatatgtggagtcagggaataagtcgctacaatctagatggtaaataattttgtccacgctgactgaaatgatagtttaggggaaggcctaaaatttaattctcaaatatttatgttattagtggttgtaccttaatgaaaatctgtgtgcaaagtcggagaataagtcgctattatctaggccataaataatttgatacacgctgagtgaaattgtagtttaggggaaggcctaaaatgtagtgtactgtaattcccaaataattatgttattagggTTCGTATCGATTCATAACTGAAGTTGTattgtattaaatttccgatcatttatgtcttatattgttaccgtaccggctatgatcacagagatattcatgaatttggatatttgttcatattagcgctgagtcacgagaaaatgggtaaacaggatttaatgaaaatcggtacgtaaagtcggagaataaggaactacagtctacgctataaataattttataagacgccttaatatcacagagtcgaaagaaaactaaatgtgaaggccttcaatatagaaagctcataaaatgtatcaataataacattacactgaccattgtttgttgtgatgtgctttgtgccttctgttgaaactcatctccgatagataggattactgctgcgtaccgaggttttttttaaatttgccttacgtcgcaccgacacagataggtcttatggcgacgatgggatatgaaagggctagaagtgtgaaggaagcggccttggtcttaattaaggtacagccccagcatttgctggtgtgaaaatgggaaaccacggaataccatcttcagggttgccgacagtggggttcgaatccactatctcccggatgcaatcttagagctgcgcacccctaaccttacggccaactcgcccggtcgtaccgagtggaactgtctgcctgaatattggcgggaagtagcttggagttagataactttctcctttagcatgccattcctgtggttcataaatttttggatactactggtacataacacacaggttcatcatagcattcgagctattcagtccccactctgaggcactgattggaatgagcagtgtgcatatttagcggaataacggcataggagtgttcacggctgtctgcggcctggtcattccagttctggaactttggactgtttaaTCGGCTtgtagtactatttgttaaaagtgagaaaatgtgcggttttccatttgatcgagtaccGGTATTTTAtataacactagctgatgtacccgtgctttgctacgggattctcagaaagactgtctttgtggattTCCTACCTgaagaaggaatgtagtgattaaaaacaatgttatataaaataatctatcaaattaacaaaccgcacattttctcacttttaacgaaaaatactacggtgccgatctaacagtccaaagttccagtgctgcaataaccagaccgcagacagccgtgaacacttctctgccattattccgttaaatatgcacactgctcattccaatcagtggctcagagtaggaattgaatagctcgaatgctatgatgaaccagtttgttacgtatcagaaatgtatctaactccccagctacttcccgccaattttcaggtaagctgttatactcggtacgaccgggtgagttggctgtgcggttaggggcgcatagctgtgagcttggacccgggaggtagtgggttcgaactcctctgtcgacagccctgaagatcgttttccgtggtctcccattttcacaccaggaaaatattgggactgtaacgtaattaacgtcagggttgcttccttcccactcctagccctttcgtgtcccatcgtcgccatgagccctatctgtgtcggcgcgacgtagagtaaattttttaaaaactcggtacacagcagtaatcccatctatcggagatgaatggcaacagagacacaaagcaaatcataacaaacaatggtcaatgtaatgttattgttgatcaatgctatgagcttactgtattgtaggtcttcacattcagttttctttcgactctgtaatattaggccgttttataaaattaattatagcgtagactgtagtcccttattccccggctttacataccgattttcataaaattctgtttacccattttctcgtgacggcgctgatatgatcttagcaacaaaaacccatattcatgaatatctccgctatcatagccggtacggtcaaaatgtataagacataaatgatcggaaatttaatactatgtaactttaattatgtagtatttgtgaataagaccactaataacacaaatattcgagaattgaaatttggaccttcccctaaactaccatttcgctgagcgtgaataaaataacttatagcctagattgtagtggttcatcacccgactttacataccgattttcattaaattctcttcagccgttttctcgtgatgcggagattgcttttaatcgctacttccctactgacgtttctgtaatgacctatgttgacttcagttaggaaagccacaaagtcagtctttctgagaatcccgtagcgaaataCGATTATATCAGCTAGTATAtgtataaagtaagagttttgtctgtacattgctcagaattttaaaaagaatggtatttctgtatcggtcgtgttcacagtaacaagggaatgtatttttaattttccgtaatctctgtctgtctgtctgtctgtctgtctgtctgtctgtctgtctgtctgtctgtctgtctgtctgtctgtctgtctgtctgtctgtctgtctgtacgcgtatcacgaggaaacggcggaagagaatttaatgaaaatcggtatttaaagtcggggaataagtcgctacaacctaggccataaatcatttaattgacgctgagtgaaatggtagttcaggggaaggactaaaatttaattctcaaatatttatgttattagtggttctatcgataaataatacagaactaatgttatatagtattatgaactttccgatcatttatgcctaatacatttttaccgtgtccgctataacagagatattcatgaatttggatttttgttgctaagctcatatcagcgccgagtcacgagaaaatgggtaaacagaatttaattaaaattagtatgtaaagtcggggaataaggaactactgtctgcgctataaataattttataagatgccctgatatcacagagtcggaagaaaactagatgtgaaggcctacaatatagaaagctcataaaattgatgaacaataatattacattgaccattggttgttgtgaagtgctttgtgtcttctgctgccactcaactccgatagatggggttactgctgcgtacagagtataatagCCTGCTTGAATATTCACGAATCCCCTGCTACAAAATTGGCTACCTTTCTCTTCAATCTATTTTATAAACACGCGAAAACATTACCattccgcagttaagcaacatcgggcgtggtcacccgcTTTGGGTCACCTTGTCCGCACTTTTCTAGCTTACAAAGATAACTGCAACTGTTGCCTGTATGTAACATCTGCACACTCACGTTACGTATAAACGCAGCAGTTTATCAAATGTGTAGTCCCTGCAAACAGAACAGATAAATGCCTGTTACCAACTCGAGGtaaacattgggcgtggccaataGTTGGATGGGTCACCACATAACACAACTACATATCTGCTACACCACATCTGTATTAGTCATGCTGTCGAACGGATAATAGTTTGCACATCCATAAAACCACACCAAATAATACAATTTTTATCAATAACATCGAAATTCATTAACATTATCAAGCTATCTAAATTCCATCGAAACTTAAATATTCACTAAATTAACAACTTCCACTAACCAACTACGTTCGCTACAATCACTAAATACGAATTTCCTCTACGTAATTAATCAACTCCTAAATTCACTTTTATACAAATACAATAGACTGGGTGAGGAGCATTCAATTGCACCGGTACCAGTAACGAATtcaaaactccccccccccccgggagGCTTAAATCTTAAATTTATtatggactagctgatgtacccgtgcttcgctacgggattctcagaaagactgactttgtgattttcctaacctgaaatcaacataggtcattacaaaaacgtaagtatgaatgtagcgattaaaagcaatgctatcatataaaatactcgatcaaatggaaagccgcacattttatcacttttaacgaacagcgctgcggttagattgcggtgccaatctaatagtccaaagttccagagctgggatgaccaggccgcagattgccatgaacactcatctgccattattccgctaaatatgcacactgttcattccaatcagtgcctcagagtagggattgaatagcccgaatgctatgatgatccagtgtgttacgtaccagtagtataagaaaatttataaaccatgggaatggcatgctaaagaagaaagttatctaactccccagctacttcccatcaatattcaggcaggctgttacactctgtacggctgggcgagttgaccgtgtggttagcggtgcgcagctgtgagcttgcatccgagagataatggattcgaaccacattgtcggcagcgctgaagatggtattccatggtttcccactttcacaccagtcaaatgctgggcctgtaccttaattaaagcctaagtcactcctagccctttcctatcccatcgtcgccataaaacctatctatgtcggtgaaacgtaaatgaaataaaaaatactctgtacgcagcagtaatcttatctaccggagatgagtggcaacagaagacacaaagcacatcacgacaaacaatggtcaatgtaatgttattgttgatcaatgttatgaactttctatattgtaggccttcacatttagttttctttcgactctgtgatttgtaaaatattttataccataaactgtagtttcttaccctccgactttacataccgattttcattaaatactgtttacccattttctcgttactcggccctgatatggacttagtaacaaaaatccaaattcatgaatatctttgtgatcatagccagtacggtaacaatgtataagacatgaataataggaaatttaatactatataaccttagttatgtagcattcatcgattacacctctaataagaaatatttgagaattacattttaggccttcccctaaactaccatttcactcagcgtgaataaaataatttacagcagagactatagtgacttatttcctgactttgcataccgattttcatcaagataggactactaataacaacatttgagaattaaattttaggccttcccctaaactaccatttttctcagcgtgaacacaattattgatagcctagattgtagcaacttattccccgactttgcatacccattttctttaaaatacgaccactaataacataaatagttgagaattcaattttaggccttcccctaaactaccatttcactcagcgtgagtaaaatgatttatagcctagattgtagaggctcatcccccgacttcagataccgattttcattagaccactaataacataaatagttgagaattcaattttaggccttcccctaaactaccatttcactcagcgtgagcaaaatgatttatagcctagattgtagaggctcatcccccgacctcacataccgattttcattaatttctcttcaaccgttttctcgtgatgcgtgtacatacatacagacagacagacagacagacagacagacagacagacagacagaaattacggaaaagtaaaaagaggAATATAAACCTtgagtagtggtagtagtagaggAGTATTcccagctgtctgcggcctggtcattccagcaacggaactttggactgttagatcggcgccGTAGTACTTGTTCGTTAaaagagaaaatgtgcggtttttcatttgatcgagtattttgtataaCATTgctttttaatcgctacattcctactgacgtcattataatgacctatgttgacttcagttgggaaatccACAAAGAAAGTATTTCTTTCTGAGAATTTCggtgcgaagcacgggtacatgagctagttgagatattaaatcctgtagtgcgcagtaaataaataaataaataaataaataaataaataaataaataaataaataaatggtgttTTATAAACTTCGGGAGATAAAAATTCCGTGCAATTACTGACGCTTAATACTCCCCATAAGTTAACAGAATTTGGTTCAACCCTTGTTATTCGCACACCCTCAGCCCTAAGTATTATAGCTTGTCGCAGTCCGGGGCGACATGCAATCCCGTTGACGCCAAGGATCGAAAGCGATGGAAAGCGAAGTGAAGGAAAGCGGACTCTAAAATTATGcggggaaaatatttttttttcgtattttgcttttacgtcgcaccgacacagatatgtcttatggcgacgatgggtaggagaggcctaggaattggaaggaagcggccgtggccttaattaaggtacagccccagcatttgcctggagtgaaaatgggaaaccacggaaaaccatcttcagggctgccgacagtggggctcgaacccactatctcccgatcactggatactggccgcacttaagcgactgcagctatcgagctcggtgggataaATACTA containing:
- the LOC136876422 gene encoding insulin-degrading enzyme isoform X1 translates to MKVENIIKAEEDRREYRGLVLDNELKVLLVSDERAERSAAALDVAVGHMSDPPNLQGLAHLCEHMLFLGSNKYPDMFECSRFLSEHGGDSNADTSPDHTSYYFHITPNHFAEALDRFAQCLKDPLFTEDALEREINAVNEEHEKNVSRDSWRLDQLEKSTSDPEHPFSRFGTGNKLTLDVIPKTEGISVQEELRHFYDMWYSSNIMALCLLGRQSLDELQEMALAMFSDVKNKNVTAPSWTQHPFGRDQLQMRCYVSPLKAINTLDITFPTPDLDQYYRAAPGQYLSHLLEKDSPGSLVGALAEKGWGSGVEAEARTGYRGFGFFGIDIALTEEGVLHVDDIVKLVFQYINTIKEAGPQEWIFNELRDIMETQFHIKDEEIAPVFVANLAENLNLFPMKEVLCCDYLVSEWRPDLIEMILSHLVPENMRVAIISQKFENRTDQVEKWYGTKHKLEKIPEDMIKEINDAALSDEFRLPPPNEFVTNDFKLLTGDKSEFPHPKIVYESSLLTVWLKQDEEFLLPKAELIFEFVSSVAYNNAESCIMSTMLVGLLQESVGEYTHAAEVAGITWGVQHTKYGLELEVGGCSGKQHVLLEKILDKLVNLKVDTRNYHIHKNNCMHQLKRLESPQPVNHALTYMEVILEEKAWTNAELIAALSEVSLDHFQEFITQFLAHLHVECLVHGNADQNRALKIAQVVEDRLASCSTASCEVKRLRETQLVEGANYLLEVYDTVHRASGVAIYYQCEKNNNIPLALLVEIMREPCFKKLPFVVSCEARKSTGLRIVAQSEQDPRSLEHAIENFLLGMKTFFEEMTDQQWKKYKQSLLSQRTLKPRTLASQTARLWSEILHQERCFHRAEKELAQLRDLSKQDIIDYYERYVVCGSPSRRRLVVIVVSAAKGDAGDTASSVECLPLGYTEPTKIDDIAAFKASQGMFPYYNGASSCNCKVTTAAN